In Neokomagataea tanensis, one genomic interval encodes:
- a CDS encoding winged helix-turn-helix domain-containing protein — protein MRILLVEDDVTVRAFVLKGLREAGHVVDEADNGKDGLFLAVSESYDVVILDRMLPGGIDGLRILETLRGQNNATPVLLLSALADVDDRVAGLKAGGDDYVTKPFAFSELMARVEALGRRGRSEVIPQTRLSVADLEMDLLARTVKRGGEKIDLQPREFRLLEFLVRHAGQVVTRTMLLEKVWDYHFDPQTNVIDVHVSRLRQKVDKPFTHALIHTIRNAGYILRAD, from the coding sequence ATGCGGATCCTGCTGGTCGAGGATGATGTAACTGTCCGCGCCTTTGTATTAAAGGGGCTGCGTGAAGCTGGTCATGTCGTCGATGAGGCGGATAATGGTAAGGATGGTTTGTTCCTTGCTGTCAGTGAAAGCTACGACGTTGTCATTTTGGATCGTATGTTGCCCGGCGGAATAGACGGGCTGCGCATCCTTGAAACGTTAAGAGGGCAGAACAACGCAACCCCGGTGCTGTTATTGTCGGCGCTTGCGGATGTGGATGACCGCGTGGCTGGCCTGAAGGCCGGTGGGGATGATTACGTCACCAAGCCTTTTGCATTTTCAGAGCTTATGGCGCGGGTCGAGGCATTGGGCCGGCGCGGGCGCTCGGAAGTGATACCTCAGACGCGTTTATCTGTTGCAGATTTGGAAATGGACCTTCTGGCGCGGACCGTGAAGCGCGGTGGAGAGAAAATTGATCTTCAACCGCGTGAGTTCCGACTACTGGAATTTCTGGTGCGCCATGCTGGTCAGGTTGTGACGCGTACGATGCTGCTTGAGAAAGTGTGGGATTATCACTTCGACCCGCAGACAAACGTTATTGACGTTCATGTCTCTCGCCTGCGCCAAAAGGTCGATAAGCCTTTTACCCATGCTCTAATCCATACAATCCGTAATGCGGGTTATATTTTACGCGCTGATTAA
- a CDS encoding S1C family serine protease has product MGVSGRLLTERPIAGESTDAKGIPIQSAVPEAAPALPPLLVKYGPLSFAPLVRQVIPAVVNIATSQSVSDGHDHTPPQIRGTPLEKRYHDRMKRASEDMVGAGSGFIVDPTGIIVTNRHVIGDNGRVVVSLSNGLELPAHLLGADPLSDIAVIKVDSSEPLPYVTWGDSRQTDIGDWILVAGNPFGFGSSVTAGIVSAVGRDLGIGSLDDFIQLDAPINPGNSGGPAFNMRGQVVAMNAAIVTPAGGSVGIGFGIPSEIVAPIVAEIEKTGRAEHGWLGITLDDSDTNVGIATVDPGGPAQKSGLRGGDIVRQVDGTSVTSARMLLRSIAAARPGTDLTFMVRRGHGDLTLVVHIGARPAEADD; this is encoded by the coding sequence ATGGGTGTAAGCGGCAGATTGCTTACCGAGCGCCCAATTGCGGGTGAAAGCACGGATGCGAAGGGCATTCCCATACAGTCAGCCGTGCCGGAGGCTGCGCCTGCTTTGCCGCCGCTTCTGGTTAAATATGGGCCTCTCAGTTTTGCGCCATTAGTGCGTCAGGTCATTCCCGCAGTGGTGAACATTGCTACGTCCCAGTCTGTATCAGATGGGCATGACCATACGCCTCCTCAGATCCGCGGCACACCGCTGGAAAAGCGTTATCATGACCGCATGAAGCGTGCTTCGGAGGATATGGTGGGGGCCGGGTCTGGTTTTATCGTGGATCCAACAGGCATTATCGTCACTAATCGCCATGTTATAGGTGATAACGGGCGTGTGGTTGTTTCGTTATCAAACGGGCTGGAACTGCCCGCCCATTTGCTTGGTGCAGACCCTCTTTCCGATATTGCAGTTATCAAGGTCGATAGTTCGGAGCCATTGCCTTACGTGACGTGGGGTGATTCCCGGCAGACAGATATCGGAGACTGGATTCTCGTCGCAGGTAATCCTTTCGGCTTCGGGTCCTCTGTAACGGCTGGGATTGTGTCGGCTGTTGGGCGTGACCTTGGTATTGGGTCGCTGGACGATTTCATTCAGCTTGATGCGCCGATCAATCCTGGAAATTCTGGCGGGCCAGCGTTTAATATGCGCGGGCAGGTCGTTGCCATGAACGCAGCCATTGTCACCCCCGCAGGGGGCTCAGTGGGGATTGGCTTTGGTATTCCGTCAGAGATTGTTGCTCCAATTGTTGCCGAGATCGAAAAAACTGGTCGGGCGGAGCACGGCTGGCTGGGCATCACGCTGGATGACAGCGATACAAATGTGGGTATCGCCACGGTGGACCCCGGCGGGCCAGCACAGAAGAGTGGTTTGCGGGGTGGGGACATCGTGCGGCAAGTTGATGGGACGTCAGTAACCAGTGCGCGTATGCTGCTCAGAAGTATTGCGGCAGCACGGCCGGGGACGGATTTAACCTTTATGGTACGCAGAGGGCATGGTGACCTGACTTTGGTTGTGCATATTGGTGCACGCCCTGCTGAGGCGGATGATTGA
- a CDS encoding Hint domain-containing protein has translation MSVGNYYTSNGSLFAVSRERGFFSDTYKVKITEKDGRTLFNGAVNGVLSGRDSINDLGGAGSVYVTLPGSVGSINLLTGGGTFYIGGQTDIHLGMDIGTETVINVVGGNVGYSGFVDFVSRLTVNITNGGSFRTESGFFSALSNTVVKFGNGGGTLIINGGRDLIDLHRSTILNYNPANSTIELQNTVRPITSYTIENFKNNVVEVTLYGGSSQIARYVAQLANGVSLASGRYYTTNSDRNPLKIFYADGNTYVRTCFLAGAKIQLADGLKNIEDIVIGDQILTYDDRSGACAAIRWAGQRHAKVDASLPDDEAGYPVRILKNALGEGVPFADLLVTSEHCMAMNGGFVPVRMLVNGRSIFYDRNITSYTYYHIETENHSVIMANGTLTESYLDTGNRHRFEQCGHVVMIGGASVKSWAEDAALPLTCSMEVVEPLYRSLEKQADNLGLAQVAAPSTTLDPAMALRTHNGEMLDILRRVGQKFFFRLPSDAVSVELMSRVARPCDYVGPYCDDRRKLGVAVSEMVLHTTSGKYALTDYRQKEVKQGWHDCEHPEIRWTNGAAQVVLPEMQAGEARILEITLAGAGPYLEEQGAMAQVA, from the coding sequence ATGAGTGTAGGTAATTACTATACAAGTAATGGATCTTTGTTTGCTGTTAGCAGGGAGAGAGGTTTTTTTTCTGATACTTATAAAGTAAAAATTACAGAAAAAGACGGTCGTACACTTTTTAATGGTGCTGTAAATGGTGTTCTTTCAGGGCGCGACAGTATCAATGATTTGGGCGGTGCCGGAAGTGTTTATGTTACTCTTCCCGGTTCAGTGGGTTCGATCAACCTATTGACGGGTGGCGGAACGTTTTACATTGGTGGGCAGACCGATATTCATTTGGGGATGGATATTGGTACAGAGACTGTAATCAATGTCGTCGGTGGTAATGTTGGTTATAGCGGCTTCGTTGATTTTGTATCGCGTTTGACGGTTAACATTACGAATGGTGGATCTTTCCGGACGGAAAGCGGATTTTTCTCTGCTCTGAGCAATACGGTTGTTAAATTCGGTAATGGTGGTGGTACGCTCATCATCAATGGAGGGAGAGATTTGATCGATTTACATCGGTCAACGATCCTTAACTACAATCCGGCTAACTCTACGATCGAACTGCAAAACACGGTCCGGCCGATTACATCATACACGATTGAAAACTTTAAGAATAATGTCGTCGAAGTCACGTTATATGGTGGCTCTTCGCAAATTGCGCGGTATGTTGCGCAACTTGCCAATGGTGTGTCCTTAGCGAGCGGCCGTTATTACACGACCAACAGTGACCGAAACCCGCTAAAAATATTCTACGCAGACGGTAATACGTATGTTCGTACCTGCTTCTTGGCAGGGGCTAAGATCCAACTTGCCGATGGCCTGAAAAATATTGAAGACATCGTAATCGGCGATCAAATTCTGACGTATGATGATCGCAGCGGGGCGTGTGCTGCAATACGGTGGGCTGGTCAGCGCCATGCCAAGGTTGATGCGTCTTTGCCAGATGATGAAGCAGGCTATCCCGTCCGTATTTTGAAAAATGCGTTGGGAGAAGGCGTTCCTTTTGCGGATCTGCTTGTCACGTCTGAACATTGTATGGCCATGAATGGCGGTTTTGTTCCTGTAAGAATGCTCGTAAATGGGCGTTCTATTTTTTATGACCGGAACATCACATCCTACACATATTACCATATCGAGACTGAAAACCACTCGGTCATCATGGCCAATGGAACTTTGACGGAAAGCTACTTGGACACGGGAAACCGCCATCGCTTTGAACAGTGCGGGCATGTGGTGATGATTGGTGGTGCTTCTGTGAAAAGCTGGGCGGAAGATGCGGCCTTGCCTTTGACATGCTCCATGGAAGTTGTCGAACCGCTCTACCGCTCCTTAGAAAAGCAGGCTGATAATTTGGGTCTTGCGCAGGTTGCCGCACCCAGCACAACGCTGGACCCGGCCATGGCGCTCCGTACTCATAACGGCGAGATGCTGGATATTCTGCGTCGTGTCGGCCAGAAATTCTTTTTCCGCCTGCCCAGCGATGCAGTTTCTGTTGAGTTGATGTCGCGTGTGGCACGCCCTTGCGATTATGTCGGACCATATTGTGATGATCGTCGTAAGCTTGGCGTTGCCGTGTCCGAGATGGTTCTGCACACAACGAGCGGAAAGTATGCGCTGACAGATTATCGCCAGAAAGAGGTAAAACAGGGCTGGCATGATTGCGAGCATCCTGAAATCCGCTGGACGAACGGTGCGGCCCAAGTCGTATTGCCTGAAATGCAGGCGGGCGAGGCACGTATCTTGGAAATCACGCTCGCCGGTGCTGGTCCATATTTGGAAGAGCAGGGTGCGATGGCGCAAGTGGCCTGA
- the hrpB gene encoding ATP-dependent helicase HrpB — translation MSFYPDLPISEALPALTALLEEGKNVVLVAPPGAGKTTVTPLVLSEAAWLSGQKILLVEPRRVAVRNAAYRMASSLNEKVGGIVGFRTRTETVVSSQTRIEVVTEGLLLRRLLGDPLLEGVGAVLFDEVHERSLDLDAALGFCLDIQRNMRPELRLVAMSATPDGRAFTDLLSAELVESEGRQHPIEIHHTRDLTHFRELPEACALAVKRALSEEEGDILAFLPGVAEIRKTQALLEGVNVFPLHGEQETAEQDLALAPSSQRRVVLATSIAETSVTVAGVRIVIDGGVRRAPRLDPNTGLSRLETLRISRATATQRAGRAGRQAPGVVIRLWSEATQRGLRPQDTPEILVADLTDFALVGAAWHEAMGTPVEALPLLNAPPAGVLASAMALLRDLGAVDVSGCITALGTRMAALGTHPRLAAILCAARNHEERVTAAYLAALLEERDPLRPRPNSPLPSGARQAGVDIRARLALLDPANGERGLGFGVRLIRESARRFLRRLGERDERAAPNGHHAGALIAAGFPDRVAQAAGALGRFRLAGGGSARLSVSDDLAKEKLLAAAAFHTRTATEITLAAPLDALDLPQSLLDRAVEQVETSLDGVSGKVIARRRLRLGALVLQDRSTEVTPDEMQQLLLRQVAEDPMRVLKWSDAVRQLQARVALASAYAQESGIENLPDLSDDALHADLGWLEPYLAGMDRLSQVKEIDVLSILRALIPYHAVQWLDQVLPPRLVLKSSTYDIDYTVPNPTVSARAQAFYGTAALPVLLGGRIKLQCALLSPAGRTQAITGDLAGFWGGAWADMRRDMRGRYPKHSWPEDPLKEH, via the coding sequence GTGTCGTTTTACCCTGACCTTCCAATCTCAGAGGCTCTTCCTGCGCTTACAGCTTTGCTGGAGGAGGGCAAAAACGTTGTTCTTGTTGCCCCGCCCGGGGCCGGAAAAACGACTGTAACACCGCTCGTTTTAAGTGAAGCTGCGTGGCTGTCGGGCCAGAAAATCCTTCTGGTTGAGCCGCGTCGCGTTGCGGTGCGTAATGCTGCATATCGCATGGCATCGTCTCTGAATGAGAAAGTTGGGGGGATCGTTGGTTTCCGTACCCGTACGGAAACCGTCGTGTCGAGCCAGACGCGGATTGAAGTCGTAACGGAAGGCTTGTTGTTACGCCGCCTTTTGGGGGACCCTCTGCTTGAGGGGGTCGGTGCGGTACTGTTCGACGAAGTGCATGAGCGCTCTTTGGATTTGGACGCCGCTCTTGGTTTTTGCTTGGATATTCAGCGCAATATGCGCCCTGAATTGCGGCTTGTGGCTATGTCCGCAACGCCCGATGGCCGCGCTTTTACGGATCTCCTTTCGGCAGAGTTGGTCGAAAGCGAGGGACGACAGCACCCTATAGAAATACATCACACGCGCGATTTGACGCATTTTCGCGAACTGCCAGAAGCGTGCGCATTGGCAGTAAAGCGCGCTTTGTCTGAGGAAGAGGGAGATATTCTTGCTTTTCTGCCGGGCGTTGCGGAGATACGCAAAACTCAGGCCTTACTCGAAGGGGTTAACGTATTCCCCTTACATGGCGAGCAAGAGACCGCTGAGCAGGATCTGGCTTTGGCGCCATCTTCCCAACGACGGGTGGTTTTGGCAACGTCCATTGCCGAGACATCGGTAACAGTCGCAGGGGTTCGTATTGTCATTGATGGGGGTGTAAGGCGGGCTCCGCGCCTTGACCCCAATACAGGCCTGTCTCGTTTAGAGACGCTCCGTATTTCCCGGGCTACGGCCACTCAAAGAGCTGGTCGTGCCGGGCGGCAGGCCCCGGGCGTTGTTATACGTTTGTGGTCAGAAGCCACACAGCGGGGCTTGCGGCCACAAGATACGCCCGAAATTTTAGTGGCAGATTTAACGGATTTTGCCTTGGTGGGTGCTGCGTGGCACGAGGCAATGGGTACACCAGTTGAGGCTTTACCTTTGTTGAACGCTCCGCCGGCGGGCGTTTTGGCATCAGCTATGGCTTTGTTGCGTGATTTAGGTGCCGTTGACGTGTCAGGCTGCATCACTGCACTTGGGACACGGATGGCTGCCTTGGGAACGCATCCGCGTTTGGCAGCTATCTTGTGCGCTGCTCGGAACCATGAAGAACGTGTAACGGCGGCATATCTGGCGGCGCTGCTCGAAGAGCGCGACCCATTAAGACCTCGCCCCAATAGTCCTTTGCCATCCGGTGCACGTCAGGCAGGTGTAGACATCCGGGCACGGCTAGCGCTTTTAGATCCGGCAAATGGGGAGCGAGGACTTGGTTTTGGCGTTCGTTTGATTCGTGAGTCAGCACGGCGCTTTCTGCGCCGTCTCGGTGAACGCGATGAGCGCGCCGCCCCGAATGGCCATCATGCGGGCGCTCTAATCGCGGCAGGTTTTCCGGACCGTGTGGCGCAGGCTGCGGGCGCTTTGGGGCGTTTTCGTTTGGCAGGAGGGGGGAGTGCTCGCCTGTCAGTATCGGATGATTTAGCAAAAGAAAAACTTCTAGCGGCAGCGGCATTTCATACACGTACGGCTACAGAAATAACGCTGGCTGCCCCTCTCGATGCGTTGGATCTTCCGCAGTCGCTTTTGGACCGGGCGGTCGAGCAGGTTGAGACGAGTTTGGATGGCGTTTCGGGAAAAGTCATTGCACGCCGTCGTTTGCGTCTTGGTGCTTTGGTGTTGCAGGATCGGAGTACCGAGGTCACGCCTGATGAGATGCAGCAGTTACTATTGAGGCAGGTTGCCGAAGACCCGATGCGGGTTTTAAAATGGTCAGACGCTGTACGGCAATTGCAGGCCCGGGTGGCCTTAGCAAGCGCGTATGCTCAAGAAAGCGGTATTGAGAACTTACCGGACCTGTCTGATGACGCGTTGCATGCTGATTTAGGGTGGTTGGAGCCTTATTTGGCAGGAATGGACAGGTTATCTCAAGTGAAGGAGATTGATGTTCTTTCCATCTTGAGGGCGCTGATACCTTATCATGCGGTGCAGTGGTTGGATCAGGTTTTGCCACCACGCCTAGTGTTGAAATCCAGTACATACGACATTGACTACACGGTTCCGAATCCGACTGTTTCCGCAAGGGCGCAGGCATTTTACGGAACGGCGGCGCTACCGGTTTTGTTGGGCGGTCGTATCAAATTGCAATGCGCATTACTGTCCCCCGCAGGCCGAACGCAAGCAATTACAGGCGATTTGGCTGGTTTTTGGGGCGGGGCTTGGGCCGATATGAGGCGGGATATGAGGGGGCGTTACCCAAAGCATTCGTGGCCAGAAGACCCGTTAAAAGAACATTAA
- a CDS encoding nitroreductase family protein yields MVADVKALWQTRYRQEPPVALPDNAVLRALMSHHSVRNYLPDPLPEGALEMGIAAASSAATSSNLQTWSVVAVEGAETRAKLAELSGGQKHIAVAPVFLVWVVDLSRLERIAQARGLTAEALDYEEAFLMSTLDTGIAAQNAVVAYESMGLGTVYIGGLRNHPEEVAALLGLPPRSVAVVGMCVGLPDPAHQNGFKPRLGQDAVVHRERYDAHDADAVAAYDKRANDYQQEQGLPSRLWSVTASDRVETKQGLGGRHVMRSVLNRLGFALK; encoded by the coding sequence ATGGTAGCTGATGTAAAAGCGCTTTGGCAGACGCGTTACCGGCAAGAACCGCCGGTAGCTTTGCCCGACAACGCCGTTTTGCGTGCTCTGATGTCTCATCATTCGGTACGAAACTATCTTCCAGACCCATTGCCAGAGGGGGCTCTGGAAATGGGTATTGCTGCTGCATCGTCCGCCGCAACGTCTAGCAACTTGCAGACATGGTCAGTAGTGGCCGTCGAAGGTGCCGAGACACGCGCCAAACTGGCGGAATTGTCAGGCGGTCAAAAGCACATTGCTGTGGCTCCTGTTTTTCTGGTTTGGGTTGTAGACTTGTCGCGTTTGGAGCGCATAGCGCAGGCACGCGGCCTAACCGCGGAAGCTTTGGATTACGAAGAAGCTTTTTTGATGTCTACGCTCGATACGGGTATTGCAGCGCAAAACGCTGTTGTTGCGTATGAGTCGATGGGCCTTGGCACAGTCTATATTGGTGGCCTGCGGAATCACCCTGAAGAAGTGGCGGCGCTTTTAGGTTTACCGCCGCGCAGTGTGGCGGTGGTTGGCATGTGCGTCGGCCTGCCGGATCCCGCACACCAAAATGGCTTCAAGCCCAGATTAGGGCAAGATGCAGTTGTGCACCGTGAGCGTTACGATGCGCACGATGCTGACGCGGTTGCAGCCTATGATAAACGTGCGAATGACTACCAGCAGGAGCAGGGTTTACCGTCACGTCTTTGGTCTGTCACAGCGTCTGATCGCGTTGAAACCAAGCAGGGTCTGGGCGGGCGGCATGTGATGCGCTCTGTGCTGAACCGCTTGGGTTTTGCTCTCAAATAA
- a CDS encoding adenine phosphoribosyltransferase, with protein sequence MSFQEPAPLDLKKYIREIPDFPKPGILFYDISTLIRSAEAWQVATGRLARLIGTWKPDLLAGIESRGFLTAAPIAQRLGTGFTMLRKPGKLPGETISLKYGLEYGEDELHIQKDAIIPGQRVVVLDDLLATGGTLAASVELLRKAGAEVVGASVLIELTALKGRDKLDVPVNSLISYDD encoded by the coding sequence ATGTCGTTCCAAGAGCCAGCTCCGCTTGATTTGAAAAAATACATTCGTGAAATTCCGGATTTCCCGAAGCCTGGTATTCTTTTTTACGATATTTCAACGCTTATCCGGTCTGCTGAAGCATGGCAGGTGGCTACAGGCCGCCTCGCGCGTTTGATTGGTACATGGAAGCCGGACCTTTTGGCGGGAATTGAAAGCCGTGGCTTTTTGACTGCTGCGCCGATTGCTCAGCGCTTAGGCACTGGTTTTACGATGCTGCGTAAGCCGGGCAAACTGCCGGGTGAGACAATCTCGCTGAAATATGGCCTCGAATACGGCGAGGACGAACTCCATATCCAAAAAGATGCAATCATCCCAGGCCAACGTGTGGTCGTGTTGGACGATTTGTTGGCAACGGGCGGTACGCTGGCAGCGTCTGTTGAGCTGCTGCGTAAAGCGGGCGCGGAAGTTGTAGGGGCAAGCGTTCTGATCGAACTGACGGCTTTAAAAGGACGTGACAAGTTGGACGTCCCGGTCAATTCTCTCATCTCCTACGACGATTGA
- a CDS encoding response regulator codes for MSRTRFACLVEDDPSIAFVVNTILQREGWTVLQAGSAEEARLRFTEVLEQGEVISLIVADRNLGGGETGEELARNLRGQNPALATVVMSGDYEELAEEAEGVICLPKPFRKAALLDAIGRAQGMISP; via the coding sequence ATGAGTAGAACTCGGTTTGCGTGCCTTGTGGAGGACGACCCGTCCATCGCATTTGTGGTCAATACCATTTTGCAACGCGAAGGATGGACGGTGCTGCAGGCTGGGTCTGCTGAAGAGGCCCGCTTGCGTTTCACCGAAGTTCTTGAGCAGGGGGAGGTCATTTCTCTTATCGTCGCAGACCGGAATTTAGGTGGCGGTGAGACGGGTGAAGAACTGGCGCGAAATCTGAGAGGGCAAAATCCAGCATTGGCGACGGTTGTTATGTCCGGGGATTATGAAGAGTTGGCAGAGGAAGCGGAGGGCGTCATCTGTTTGCCGAAGCCTTTCCGCAAAGCAGCTTTATTGGATGCGATTGGCCGTGCGCAGGGGATGATTTCTCCTTAA
- a CDS encoding MFS transporter — protein MNPAHYGMLFGVFAVGSIGASAINGVLVGRVNGASLMLWALVCALIGSVASLGIGLLAEYNGSAGAYPEVLLVPMIIAVFLSLAPTGIAGPNAMASALSAQEGQAGSAAALAGTIQYVFGALASALFGLCAHRVAVSLSLFLLGAYALAVILAAKSRSAATRS, from the coding sequence ATGAATCCGGCGCATTACGGTATGTTGTTTGGTGTCTTTGCTGTCGGGTCTATCGGGGCTTCGGCTATTAATGGCGTGTTGGTGGGGCGGGTTAACGGTGCCAGCCTGATGCTATGGGCGTTGGTTTGCGCATTAATCGGCAGTGTTGCCTCTCTCGGGATTGGTCTTCTGGCCGAATATAATGGCAGTGCCGGCGCGTATCCCGAAGTGTTGTTGGTGCCAATGATTATTGCCGTGTTCCTGAGTTTGGCACCTACGGGTATTGCCGGACCAAATGCGATGGCGTCTGCGCTCTCCGCACAGGAAGGGCAGGCGGGTTCTGCGGCGGCGCTGGCGGGCACAATCCAGTATGTTTTTGGTGCGTTAGCGTCGGCGCTGTTTGGATTGTGCGCGCATAGGGTTGCGGTGTCACTTTCGTTGTTTTTGCTTGGTGCGTATGCTTTGGCAGTCATTCTGGCGGCTAAGAGTCGTAGCGCTGCAACAAGGTCTTAA
- a CDS encoding MFS transporter, with product MAGRVKRLERGDRIPAWLPLLLGALTAVGPVSTDIYLPAVPQMERDLHGAVGSGSLTMAAWVLGLAIGQISMGPLSDRFGRKLPLLVGMAGYTVGEIGCALSTDMTVMCVWRIFAAIMASAGLVVPNACIRDLTVGDASSKLMSRLTVIQGAVPILAPMLGGIALHYVDWRAIFWATVVFGAICTILVALCFPETLSPSLRGIYGLHCCFCGIEPFYVPPVLRGLLSSGAA from the coding sequence ATGGCTGGCCGCGTCAAAAGGCTGGAGCGGGGCGACAGAATTCCTGCTTGGCTTCCTTTATTGCTGGGTGCTTTGACAGCGGTTGGCCCTGTTTCGACGGATATTTACTTACCTGCCGTCCCGCAAATGGAGCGTGATCTGCATGGTGCTGTCGGTTCGGGCAGTTTGACCATGGCAGCATGGGTTTTGGGTCTTGCCATTGGCCAAATTAGCATGGGGCCTCTATCGGACCGTTTTGGGCGCAAACTCCCCCTTTTAGTGGGGATGGCAGGCTATACTGTTGGTGAGATAGGCTGCGCACTCTCCACGGATATGACGGTGATGTGTGTATGGCGAATTTTTGCCGCTATCATGGCGTCAGCGGGGTTGGTTGTACCCAATGCGTGCATTCGTGATTTGACGGTGGGGGATGCCTCATCGAAGTTAATGTCACGCCTGACGGTTATTCAGGGGGCTGTACCTATTCTGGCACCAATGCTGGGCGGGATTGCGCTGCATTATGTGGATTGGCGGGCTATTTTTTGGGCAACGGTCGTTTTTGGTGCGATCTGTACGATATTGGTTGCTCTGTGTTTTCCAGAAACTTTGTCCCCGTCGTTGCGGGGGATTTACGGCCTACATTGCTGCTTTTGCGGTATAGAGCCATTTTACGTTCCCCCAGTTTTACGGGGCCTGCTCTCATCTGGGGCTGCATAG
- a CDS encoding TVP38/TMEM64 family protein, which produces MDSKPPFPEAYTSLCTDVPSERPKLSVAFILRLTLSIAAVLVAVALLQKLPIVHRLLADAPHWRETPHVTLWFLLLAVPYSALGLPRQALCAAAGLAFGVLNGVILASIAYVCGALLAYGWARVLAPSKARQGLRTKLDQRYVTVVRILQRQPFGAVLMLRLMPVGSAVLVSLASGLFDVPVVPFVIATGLGGLPQTVVFALIGGGTQLGHWTQLLLAGALFVVSGILGVLLLRYGDAANKADR; this is translated from the coding sequence ATGGATTCAAAACCACCCTTCCCAGAGGCGTATACGTCACTCTGCACAGATGTGCCGTCAGAGCGGCCTAAGCTGTCTGTTGCGTTTATCTTGCGTTTGACACTCAGCATTGCGGCGGTTTTGGTGGCGGTGGCACTTTTGCAGAAACTACCGATTGTGCATCGGTTGCTCGCTGATGCCCCGCATTGGCGTGAAACCCCGCACGTGACGTTGTGGTTTTTATTATTAGCTGTTCCATACAGCGCGCTGGGCTTGCCCCGTCAGGCATTGTGCGCGGCAGCAGGACTGGCTTTTGGTGTTTTGAACGGGGTTATTCTGGCCTCGATAGCCTATGTGTGTGGCGCTCTTTTGGCTTACGGCTGGGCCCGAGTATTGGCGCCATCTAAAGCGCGTCAGGGGCTACGCACCAAACTGGACCAGCGCTACGTGACGGTGGTGCGAATTTTGCAGAGGCAGCCTTTTGGGGCTGTTTTAATGCTGCGCTTAATGCCCGTTGGTTCTGCTGTGTTGGTTTCTTTGGCGTCTGGATTATTTGACGTTCCGGTTGTTCCGTTTGTCATTGCGACGGGTTTGGGTGGGTTGCCTCAGACGGTTGTTTTTGCGCTAATCGGGGGCGGAACGCAGCTTGGACATTGGACGCAGCTGTTACTTGCAGGAGCGCTGTTTGTTGTGTCTGGCATTCTTGGAGTGCTTTTGCTCCGCTACGGCGATGCAGCAAATAAGGCTGACCGTTAG
- a CDS encoding putative quinol monooxygenase, giving the protein MTKSLYATMTALPGHRDKLAALLTDLATHVRGEPGCERFVVYTLADKPDLFHVEETYRDEAAFKVHMGTEHGKTFNNAIKDIVEGGGSTVVFLDHVA; this is encoded by the coding sequence ATGACCAAATCACTCTACGCCACCATGACCGCCCTCCCCGGCCACCGCGACAAACTTGCTGCCCTTTTAACGGACCTCGCAACGCATGTCCGTGGTGAGCCCGGTTGTGAACGCTTCGTAGTCTACACACTTGCAGACAAACCCGATCTTTTCCACGTAGAAGAAACCTACCGCGACGAGGCCGCTTTCAAGGTCCATATGGGCACCGAGCACGGAAAAACATTCAACAACGCGATAAAAGACATTGTTGAAGGCGGTGGCTCGACCGTCGTTTTCCTAGACCACGTCGCCTGA
- a CDS encoding NUDIX domain-containing protein, giving the protein MVAEDFGQGWCAVSVDKTIEKGRKAAGFQTVSSRVAYKNPWTAVREDVIIHPNGKQGLYGVVERSEFVVILPLHTDGRVTLIQQFRYPVGERMWELPMGCWETKENVDPCELALGELREETGLRAGEMIHAGTMYQGAGYSNQKGQVYLARNLTRGEADLEETEQDITTHDLPLAEFEAMIARGDVKCMVSVAAYAMIKARGLL; this is encoded by the coding sequence ATGGTGGCTGAGGATTTTGGTCAGGGATGGTGCGCTGTGAGTGTTGATAAAACGATTGAAAAGGGCCGTAAGGCAGCGGGTTTTCAAACTGTTTCGAGCCGTGTTGCCTATAAAAACCCGTGGACGGCGGTCCGTGAGGACGTAATTATTCATCCGAACGGAAAGCAGGGTTTGTATGGCGTTGTAGAGCGCTCAGAGTTCGTAGTGATTTTGCCTTTGCACACGGATGGCAGAGTGACCCTGATCCAGCAATTTCGTTATCCCGTAGGCGAGCGCATGTGGGAATTGCCCATGGGGTGCTGGGAAACCAAAGAGAACGTTGATCCGTGTGAGTTAGCTCTCGGGGAATTGCGCGAAGAGACAGGGTTGCGTGCCGGTGAAATGATACATGCCGGGACTATGTATCAAGGGGCGGGCTACTCGAACCAGAAAGGTCAGGTTTATCTGGCACGCAACTTAACGCGTGGAGAGGCTGACCTTGAAGAGACAGAGCAAGACATAACAACGCATGACTTACCGTTGGCGGAGTTCGAGGCAATGATCGCGCGGGGAGATGTGAAATGCATGGTCAGCGTGGCTGCGTATGCGATGATTAAAGCGCGCGGGTTGTTGTAA